The Desulfobotulus mexicanus genome has a segment encoding these proteins:
- a CDS encoding radical SAM/SPASM domain-containing protein, with amino-acid sequence MKKILALQIEPSTACTLKCPTCPRTTFAGNWKNINFPLEKLKHILPLAIRAEIVQLQGWGEPLCHPELEGMIHELTKAGATCAVTSNGCLLDEKRSESLLKAGLEHLTVSISGASPETHAALRPHSDLHALMEKIRHFRLTADKLGKKPKVSLSFLQQDSNIHELPMAVELASRYGLDDCLAINASYLPTPAHKKQHVVSGLRSRWAAMRALWVSIRKGQPYIPARIRPEEQAVCANNPLECLMIGADGSVSPCIFLYLPLRTHGNINPPTAVMGNIFEDDFENIWKSEKYRDFCRAFGSRKEFYEELYAGIGNCSEGRRRLMEAPEIERIFYANHPAPSPCQGCDKINGL; translated from the coding sequence ATGAAAAAGATTCTGGCTCTTCAGATCGAACCCAGTACCGCCTGCACCCTGAAGTGTCCGACCTGCCCGCGCACGACATTTGCCGGCAACTGGAAAAATATCAATTTTCCTCTGGAAAAACTGAAGCATATTCTACCTCTGGCCATTCGGGCAGAAATCGTTCAGCTTCAGGGCTGGGGAGAACCCCTCTGCCATCCGGAACTTGAGGGTATGATCCATGAACTGACAAAGGCCGGTGCCACCTGCGCCGTGACAAGCAATGGCTGTCTTCTGGATGAAAAGCGGTCTGAGTCTCTTCTAAAGGCCGGGCTTGAACACCTGACTGTTTCCATCAGCGGAGCAAGTCCTGAAACCCATGCTGCCCTCAGGCCCCATTCAGACCTCCATGCCCTAATGGAAAAGATCCGCCATTTCCGCCTTACGGCAGACAAATTGGGAAAAAAACCAAAAGTCAGTCTCAGCTTTCTCCAGCAGGACAGCAATATCCATGAACTGCCCATGGCAGTGGAGTTGGCCAGCCGATATGGTCTGGATGACTGCCTTGCCATCAATGCCAGCTATCTGCCGACTCCGGCTCACAAAAAGCAGCATGTGGTTTCAGGGCTTAGGTCCAGATGGGCGGCCATGCGTGCCCTCTGGGTTTCCATAAGAAAAGGTCAACCTTACATTCCTGCCCGAATAAGGCCCGAAGAACAGGCCGTCTGCGCCAACAATCCTTTAGAATGCCTGATGATAGGTGCGGACGGTTCTGTCAGCCCCTGTATCTTCCTTTACCTGCCCCTCAGAACCCATGGTAACATTAATCCTCCCACGGCAGTCATGGGCAATATCTTTGAAGATGATTTTGAAAACATATGGAAGAGTGAAAAATACCGGGATTTTTGCAGGGCTTTTGGGAGCAGAAAAGAATTTTATGAAGAACTCTATGCAGGTATAGGCAATTGCAGTGAGGGAAGGCGAAGACTCATGGAGGCACCGGAAATAGAACGCATTTTTTATGCGAATCACCCTGCCCCATCACCATGCCAAGGATGTGATAAAATTAACGGCTTATGA